A single genomic interval of Terriglobales bacterium harbors:
- a CDS encoding phosphoribosyltransferase, with protein MAFYDRADAGRQLASRLSKYRNRPGVLVLALPRGGVPVGFEVAAALEAPLDVFLVRKLGVPFQPELAMGALASGGTRVLNPLVTEALALAPEIMESVVAREQAELERRERVYRSGRPAPEVKGKTVILVDDGIATGSTMRAAVLALREQAAKEIVVAVPVAPQSAVAELSSLADELVCVLEPLEFLAIGEWYQDFAQLTDQEVNRLLQQAAQPVTRVG; from the coding sequence ATGGCTTTCTATGACCGCGCCGACGCCGGCCGACAGCTGGCCTCCCGCCTAAGCAAGTATCGCAATCGTCCTGGAGTTTTGGTGCTCGCCTTGCCACGGGGAGGAGTGCCGGTAGGCTTCGAGGTGGCGGCCGCGCTGGAAGCGCCGCTCGACGTGTTTCTGGTGCGAAAGCTTGGCGTGCCGTTTCAGCCGGAGCTGGCCATGGGAGCCCTCGCTAGCGGTGGCACGCGTGTCCTCAACCCGCTGGTCACGGAGGCGCTCGCCCTTGCGCCGGAGATCATGGAGTCGGTAGTTGCTCGCGAACAGGCTGAATTGGAACGGCGCGAGCGGGTGTACCGGTCGGGCCGGCCGGCGCCTGAGGTCAAAGGCAAGACGGTCATCCTGGTGGACGACGGCATCGCAACCGGATCGACCATGCGCGCTGCGGTCCTGGCGCTGCGGGAGCAAGCGGCCAAGGAGATCGTGGTGGCTGTACCGGTGGCGCCTCAATCGGCTGTGGCCGAACTGAGCAGCCTGGCGGATGAACTGGTCTGTGTTCTGGAGCCCCTGGAATTTCTCGCCATCGGCGAGTGGTACCAGGACTTTGCACAGCTCACGGACCAGGAGGTGAACCGGTTGCTGCAGCAAGCGGCTCAGCCGGTGACGCGTGTCGGCTGA
- a CDS encoding universal stress protein: MNTATGVQIRNVLVATDFSAGSDAALHHALALAHQLSSKIFLAHVQSPNAFAAAGVPAADPDPAQQPRAQLNALVRSGIFEDTAPEVLVGTGATWDTLARMIQENSIDLLVLGTRGRTGLGKLLLGSVTEQALRRAPCPVLSVGPRLAETAGPRTQFQRIVFATDFGPESLPALPWAIHLARESQASLSLLHVIDFADGSPQYRGEVLRRLEDLVPHGEGQGLQLQYAVETGTPAEGILKFANERGADLIVLGVHHLAPLAGHRPDTPAYHVVREALCPVLTVRG, encoded by the coding sequence ATGAATACTGCGACCGGCGTCCAGATTCGCAACGTGCTTGTGGCTACGGATTTCTCGGCCGGCTCCGATGCCGCATTACACCATGCCCTGGCACTGGCACACCAGCTCAGCAGCAAGATCTTCCTTGCTCACGTTCAGTCGCCTAACGCTTTCGCGGCAGCGGGAGTGCCCGCGGCCGACCCCGACCCCGCACAACAGCCACGGGCTCAGTTGAACGCGCTGGTGCGCTCCGGGATTTTCGAGGACACGGCGCCCGAGGTGCTGGTGGGCACGGGCGCCACATGGGACACACTGGCGCGCATGATCCAGGAAAACTCCATCGACCTGCTGGTGCTCGGCACGCGCGGACGCACCGGACTGGGCAAGCTGCTTCTGGGTTCGGTGACCGAGCAGGCCTTGCGCCGCGCACCCTGCCCGGTGCTGAGCGTCGGACCCCGCCTGGCGGAAACCGCCGGTCCCCGCACCCAGTTCCAGCGCATCGTCTTCGCCACCGACTTTGGCCCGGAGTCACTCCCTGCCCTGCCCTGGGCGATCCATCTTGCCCGCGAGAGCCAGGCTTCTCTCAGTCTGCTGCATGTCATCGATTTCGCGGACGGGTCTCCTCAGTATCGCGGAGAAGTGCTGCGCCGGTTGGAGGATCTGGTCCCACACGGCGAGGGGCAGGGCTTGCAGCTGCAGTATGCGGTGGAGACCGGAACTCCCGCCGAAGGCATTCTGAAGTTCGCCAACGAGCGCGGCGCCGACCTGATCGTGCTGGGTGTGCATCATCTGGCGCCCCTCGCGGGTCATCGCCCAGACACGCCTGCCTATCACGTCGTGCGCGAGGCGCTCTGCCCGGTGCTCACCGTGCGGGGTTGA